A stretch of Arthrobacter sunyaminii DNA encodes these proteins:
- a CDS encoding acetylxylan esterase, with the protein MYTDLPADELAAYTSTQTRPEDFTDFWSETLAQARSHPLDLQVTAEPTVLDAIDVYDVQFAGWNGEPVRAWLRVPHGAAGPLPCVVEYVGYGGGRGEAHENLLWAGAGFAHLYMDTRGQGASWSRGATPDGAGSGGPQVPGVMTRGILDPQTYYYRRLFTDAVRAVQAARELTVVDPDRVAVTGISQGGGVALAVAGLCPDLRGAVLRVPFLSDFPRALQITDAYPYREVCDFLAVHRTEADRAQQTLRYFDGVNFAAQATVPALFRAGLMDTITPPSTVYAAYNAYAGPKQITAWPFNGHEGGGPEDDLAAVRFLREMTAAG; encoded by the coding sequence ATGTATACCGATCTGCCCGCTGACGAGCTCGCGGCCTACACTTCCACCCAGACCCGGCCGGAGGACTTCACCGATTTCTGGTCCGAAACCCTGGCACAGGCACGCTCGCACCCCCTGGACCTGCAGGTCACTGCAGAACCCACGGTGCTGGACGCGATCGATGTCTACGACGTGCAGTTCGCCGGCTGGAATGGTGAACCGGTGCGGGCCTGGCTGCGGGTGCCGCACGGTGCCGCCGGGCCGCTGCCGTGCGTGGTGGAGTATGTCGGTTACGGCGGCGGGCGCGGCGAAGCGCACGAGAACCTGCTGTGGGCGGGCGCCGGATTTGCCCACCTGTACATGGACACGCGCGGCCAGGGTGCTTCCTGGAGCCGGGGTGCCACGCCGGACGGTGCCGGCAGCGGCGGACCCCAGGTCCCCGGGGTCATGACCCGCGGCATCCTGGATCCGCAGACCTATTATTACCGCCGGTTGTTTACCGATGCCGTCCGGGCTGTTCAGGCCGCCCGCGAGCTGACCGTGGTGGACCCGGACCGGGTGGCGGTGACCGGGATCAGCCAGGGCGGCGGCGTCGCCCTGGCTGTTGCCGGACTTTGCCCGGACCTGCGGGGTGCCGTGCTGCGGGTGCCGTTCCTGTCCGATTTTCCGCGCGCCCTGCAGATCACCGATGCGTATCCCTACCGCGAAGTGTGTGATTTCCTCGCCGTCCACCGTACCGAAGCCGACCGTGCGCAACAGACGCTGCGCTATTTCGACGGCGTGAACTTCGCCGCCCAGGCCACGGTTCCGGCTCTGTTCAGGGCCGGCCTCATGGATACCATCACTCCCCCGTCCACCGTGTATGCCGCGTACAACGCCTACGCCGGGCCCAAGCAGATCACGGCGTGGCCGTTCAACGGGCACGAGGGCGGCGGTCCCGAGGACGACCTCGCCGCCGTCCGCTTCCTGCGCGAGATGACCGCCGCCGGCTAA
- a CDS encoding multidrug effflux MFS transporter, with protein MSTSPRTPGVRPSYRPGIKYILMLGALAALPAVTTDMYLPSLPTVASELNTSQAAAQFTMSGTLIGAAVGQLVIGPFSDRFGRRLPLLIGISLHIIVSLLCAVAPGIGTLIGLRVLQGFFNAAAGVVAIAVIRDRFVGSDAARLLSRLMLVIGLAPLLAPTIGQAVAGIWQWRAVFVALALIGLVLVLIVWRFMPETLPAERRRTRGGPSVFRGYKVLLRDRHFLALAFIPGLGMAVIMSYVVGSPFVFQDEYGLTPGQYALVFAINGAGMVISAQVNAALVHRSSPTRILRVTVPVILGLSLLLPVVVITGIGGVFGLAAGLWLVLGMHGLIAANATVIALGNYGHMAGSAAAMIGALQVGVAGVVSPLVGVFGGGALAMSGVIIACCAVMFLVLAIATPAYRRGGPAALEGAAASPEPDTADQPDAAARPATEAELPER; from the coding sequence TTGAGCACTTCCCCCAGGACCCCGGGCGTCCGCCCCAGCTACCGTCCAGGGATCAAGTACATCCTGATGCTGGGTGCCCTCGCGGCGCTTCCGGCGGTCACCACGGACATGTACCTGCCATCGCTGCCAACCGTTGCCTCGGAGCTGAACACCAGCCAGGCCGCAGCCCAGTTCACCATGTCGGGCACTCTGATTGGCGCCGCCGTCGGGCAGCTGGTGATCGGCCCCTTCTCGGACCGGTTCGGACGCCGCCTGCCGTTGCTGATCGGCATCAGCCTTCACATCATTGTTTCGCTGCTGTGTGCCGTGGCGCCCGGAATCGGAACGCTGATCGGCCTGCGGGTGCTGCAGGGATTCTTCAATGCGGCGGCCGGCGTGGTGGCGATCGCCGTCATCCGGGACCGCTTCGTCGGTTCGGATGCCGCCCGGCTGCTGTCGCGGCTGATGCTGGTCATCGGGCTGGCACCGCTGCTGGCACCAACCATCGGCCAGGCGGTGGCCGGCATCTGGCAGTGGCGGGCGGTCTTTGTTGCCCTCGCCCTCATTGGCCTGGTGCTGGTCCTTATTGTCTGGCGGTTCATGCCCGAAACACTGCCTGCGGAGCGCCGGCGCACCCGCGGGGGTCCGAGCGTCTTCCGCGGCTACAAGGTCCTGCTGCGGGACCGGCATTTCCTGGCCCTGGCCTTCATCCCCGGCCTGGGCATGGCCGTCATCATGAGCTATGTGGTGGGTTCGCCGTTCGTGTTCCAGGATGAATACGGCCTGACGCCCGGCCAGTATGCCCTGGTGTTCGCCATCAATGGCGCCGGCATGGTCATCTCCGCCCAGGTCAACGCCGCCCTGGTCCACCGCTCCTCGCCCACCCGCATCCTCCGGGTGACCGTGCCGGTAATTCTGGGGCTGTCCCTGTTGTTGCCTGTCGTGGTCATCACCGGGATCGGCGGCGTCTTCGGACTGGCCGCCGGACTCTGGCTGGTGCTGGGCATGCACGGGCTGATCGCGGCCAACGCCACCGTCATTGCGCTGGGTAATTACGGCCACATGGCCGGCTCGGCCGCAGCCATGATCGGTGCGCTGCAGGTGGGCGTGGCCGGCGTCGTCAGCCCCCTCGTGGGCGTGTTCGGCGGCGGGGCGCTTGCCATGTCCGGCGTGATCATTGCCTGCTGCGCCGTCATGTTCCTGGTTCTTGCGATCGCCACGCCGGCCTACCGGCGGGGCGGCCCGGCGGCCCTGGAAGGCGCAGCCGCTTCACCGGAACCGGACACTGCAGACCAGCCCGATGCCGCAGCCCGGCCCGCTACCGAGGCCGAACTGCCGGAGCGCTAA
- a CDS encoding nucleoside hydrolase, which translates to MNPAPENAAVPAAVIADVDTGMDDALALVFLARDPRIDLLAVTCVAGNTDVDQVVRNTLDVLHAAGAGSVPVARGAERPLLNEPRNAHAFHGANGLGGLELPRSPHSPAAMAAVELLHRTVEDSPVPVTLLALGPLTNVALFLRAYPATARKLGRIVFMGGSAGIGNATSHAEFNAWHDPEALAMVIHSGIPTVMYGLDVFVQATLEPAQYLPLARSNDDDVRLVGDILTVGGLRGGGTDPKPVTIGDAGAACLVAVPQTVELLRYPVRVELSGHSRGQTLVDRRLQPGESEHHGDAGPVPVIEVALGLDHPLMVQAFLDTVQLRAERLH; encoded by the coding sequence ATGAATCCCGCCCCCGAAAACGCTGCCGTTCCCGCAGCCGTAATCGCCGACGTCGACACCGGAATGGACGATGCCCTGGCACTGGTGTTCCTGGCCCGCGACCCGCGCATCGACCTGCTGGCCGTAACCTGCGTGGCCGGCAACACCGATGTGGACCAGGTGGTCCGGAACACCTTGGACGTGCTGCACGCCGCCGGAGCCGGTAGCGTTCCCGTGGCCCGGGGTGCGGAGCGGCCGCTGCTCAACGAGCCACGGAACGCCCACGCCTTCCACGGCGCCAACGGATTGGGCGGACTCGAGCTTCCGCGCAGCCCCCACTCCCCCGCCGCCATGGCCGCCGTCGAACTGCTGCACCGCACCGTTGAGGACTCTCCGGTTCCCGTCACACTGCTGGCACTGGGGCCGTTAACCAACGTGGCGCTGTTCCTGCGGGCCTACCCCGCCACTGCCCGCAAACTGGGCCGCATCGTGTTCATGGGCGGCTCGGCCGGCATCGGCAACGCAACCTCACATGCCGAGTTCAACGCCTGGCATGACCCCGAAGCCCTGGCCATGGTGATCCACAGCGGCATTCCCACCGTCATGTACGGCTTGGACGTGTTTGTCCAGGCGACGCTGGAACCCGCCCAGTACCTTCCGCTCGCCCGGTCCAACGACGACGACGTCCGTCTGGTCGGAGATATCCTCACCGTGGGCGGGCTCCGCGGCGGCGGAACCGATCCGAAGCCGGTAACCATCGGCGACGCCGGAGCTGCCTGCCTCGTTGCCGTTCCGCAGACGGTGGAGCTGCTGCGGTACCCGGTACGGGTTGAACTCTCCGGGCACAGCCGCGGCCAGACACTGGTGGACCGGCGGCTGCAGCCGGGAGAAAGCGAGCACCACGGCGACGCCGGTCCCGTACCGGTCATCGAGGTGGCGCTCGGCCTGGATCACCCGCTCATGGTGCAAGCCTTTCTGGACACCGTGCAGCTGCGGGCCGAACGGTTGCACTAA
- a CDS encoding DUF5996 family protein, translating to MDQRFRNYTEWQDTADTLHLFLQMAGKVKLGRSYKRPEWAHVRMDCTIQGIGTGIIPADACNFEIYFNLAQHHVDVQNSLGARVRIPLVDGLSVADFYGQLMEALEVLGTPTPINTVPQEFHDPVPFDQDAKHHSYDREAVELFLANLQFAYRCLAGFLAPMRGKVDMPAYWFGTMDLSGNVFSGQPAPYSGTDVIGRNGFDEKFFEVGFWPGDTKNTAPSFYALPYPFLADIGTYGSLLEPSMAQFLPEESEFVLRLEDAFAARDPQKAVEDFFRSSFGILQRVDRWKDLDWITEPLTYGG from the coding sequence ATGGATCAGAGATTTCGAAATTACACCGAATGGCAGGACACCGCCGACACCCTGCATCTGTTCCTGCAGATGGCCGGAAAGGTGAAGCTGGGGCGCAGCTACAAACGGCCGGAGTGGGCGCACGTCCGGATGGACTGCACCATTCAGGGCATCGGCACCGGCATCATTCCGGCGGATGCCTGCAACTTTGAGATTTACTTCAACCTTGCGCAGCATCACGTGGATGTGCAGAACAGTCTGGGCGCGCGGGTACGAATACCGCTGGTGGACGGACTCAGCGTCGCGGATTTTTACGGGCAGCTCATGGAGGCGCTGGAGGTCTTAGGCACTCCCACGCCGATAAACACGGTTCCGCAGGAGTTCCACGATCCCGTTCCTTTTGACCAGGACGCCAAGCATCATTCCTATGACCGGGAAGCTGTGGAACTTTTTCTGGCGAACCTGCAGTTCGCCTACCGGTGCCTGGCCGGCTTCCTCGCCCCGATGCGCGGGAAGGTGGACATGCCGGCGTACTGGTTCGGCACCATGGACCTCTCCGGCAACGTCTTCAGTGGGCAGCCGGCACCGTATTCGGGTACGGATGTGATTGGAAGGAACGGTTTCGACGAGAAGTTCTTCGAGGTGGGTTTCTGGCCCGGCGACACCAAGAACACAGCGCCGTCGTTCTACGCATTGCCCTATCCGTTCCTGGCGGACATCGGCACGTACGGATCCCTGCTGGAACCGTCTATGGCACAGTTTTTACCTGAGGAGAGCGAGTTTGTCCTGCGGCTGGAGGATGCCTTTGCCGCGCGTGACCCGCAAAAGGCGGTGGAGGACTTCTTCCGCTCCAGCTTCGGAATCCTGCAGCGGGTGGATCGCTGGAAGGATTTGGACTGGATCACGGAACCGCTGACCTACGGGGGATAG